Proteins encoded within one genomic window of Corvus moneduloides isolate bCorMon1 chromosome 20, bCorMon1.pri, whole genome shotgun sequence:
- the CA4 gene encoding carbonic anhydrase 4 — MELLLLALLSLHILKTEAVVGGHWCYRSQKCELPQCEDPLQWHQINRACKGSRQSPVNIVTRNVVYDKSLKPLTFEGYDVKGSAKWDVENNGHTVKVTLNTSPKVGGGGLGRKYKAVEFHLHWGVPGEPQSIPGSEHSIDGEKYPMELHIVHIREDVSDVTEAKKTPDGLAVLAFFVKADEENKNYATLLSELENIKYKGQSAQIDPLPLSSLLPPEEDLRRYYRYEGSLTTPDCYEGVIWTIFEKPVELSLSQLSQFSALHFDGKNSTPMMENFRPAQPLQDRKVLWSSASIPLPMAKLLLLLPLLCTVSSLAH; from the exons tgggAGGCCACTGGTGCTATCGGTCCCAGAAGTGTGAGCTGCCACAGTGTGAAG ATCCTCTTCAATGGCATCAGATAAACAGGgcctgcaaaggcagcagaCAGTCCCCTGTGAACATTGTCACCCGAAATGTGGTTTATGACAAGAGCCTCAAGCCCCTGACTTTTGAAGGGTATGATGTGAAGGGGTCTGCCAAGTGGGACGTGGAAAATAATGGCCACACAG ttaAAGTGACACTAAACACATCCCCTAAAGTCGGAGGAGGAGGTCTGGGGAGAAAATACAAGGCAGTAGAATTCCATTTGCACTGGGGAGTCCCAGGTGAGCCACAAAGCATCCCTGGCTCAGAGCACAGCATAGATGGAGAGAAATACCCCATGGAG CTTCACATCGTCCACATAAGAGAAGATGTTTCAGATGTGACAGAAGCCAAGAAAACTCCAGATGGTTTGGCTGTGTTGGCCTTCTTTGTAAAG GCTGAcgaagaaaataaaaactatgcAACTCTGTTAAGTGAATTAGAGAATATTAAATACAAAG GGCAATCAGCACAGATAGATCCTTTGCCACTGAGTTCTCTTCTCCCACCTGAGGAAGACCTTCGGAGGTACTATCGGTATGAGGGGTCCCTCACCACCCCTGACTGCTACGAGGGCGTCATCTGGACGATATTTGAGAAGCCAGTTGAGCTCAGCCTGTCCCAG CTGTCCCAGTTCTCAGCACTGCACTTTGATGGGAAGAACTCCACTCCCATGATGGAGAATTTCCGGCCGGCGCAGCCCCTGCAGGACCGCAAGGTGCTCTGGTCCAGTGCCAGCAtccccctgcccatggcaaagctgctgctgctgctgcctctgctctgcaccGTGAGCTCTCTGGCCCACTGA